Proteins encoded in a region of the Shewanella polaris genome:
- a CDS encoding U32 family peptidase, producing the protein MKISLAPISYCWSKPNVEAFYQHVALSDIDTVYLGETVCSRRREVKFNDYLELANMLKSHGKHVVLSTMALIEAQSELNELKRAIDNGDFSIEANDMAAVHYAHQAKVPFVCGPTINNYNRTSLDLLHRKGMYRFVMPCELSQQWLSNVINYGGKPAFEIEVLGHGYMPLALSARCFTAKHYRLPKDKCQTICQRHSKGLLAQTQESQPLLRLNGIQTQSAAQVNLINQIPQMLDMGIDYWRISPNKLADITLGSDLAHALEQVKTDTLNKEALFTKQFNDNKSVSAASHHCNGYWLGLPGMDYVLESNPPRL; encoded by the coding sequence ATGAAAATATCTCTTGCTCCAATTAGCTACTGTTGGTCAAAACCTAACGTAGAAGCGTTTTATCAACACGTTGCTTTAAGTGATATCGATACCGTATATTTAGGTGAAACGGTATGCAGTCGCCGTCGAGAAGTGAAGTTTAATGACTACCTTGAACTCGCCAATATGCTTAAATCTCATGGTAAGCATGTGGTGCTATCAACAATGGCCCTGATAGAAGCACAATCTGAACTTAACGAATTAAAGCGTGCTATCGATAATGGTGATTTCAGTATTGAGGCTAATGACATGGCTGCAGTACATTATGCACACCAAGCTAAAGTCCCTTTTGTTTGTGGGCCAACAATCAATAATTATAATCGAACCAGTCTTGATTTATTGCACCGTAAAGGGATGTACCGCTTTGTTATGCCATGTGAATTATCGCAACAATGGTTAAGTAACGTTATCAACTACGGCGGTAAACCGGCTTTTGAAATAGAAGTGCTTGGCCATGGCTATATGCCATTAGCACTCTCAGCGCGCTGTTTTACTGCCAAACATTACCGGTTACCTAAAGATAAATGCCAAACCATTTGCCAACGTCATAGCAAAGGCTTACTTGCTCAAACACAAGAATCGCAACCCTTATTGCGTCTAAATGGCATCCAAACTCAATCAGCAGCGCAGGTAAATTTAATTAACCAAATCCCACAGATGCTCGATATGGGAATTGATTACTGGCGAATATCACCTAACAAATTAGCCGATATAACTTTGGGTTCAGACTTAGCCCATGCTTTAGAACAAGTCAAAACGGATACACTTAACAAAGAAGCACTGTTCACAAAACAGTTTAATGACAATAAATCTGTGTCGGCGGCCAGCCATCATTGCAATGGTTATTGGTTAGGATTACCCGGTATGGATTATGTGCTTGAGTCCAATCCTCCAAGGCTATAA